The Vibrio mangrovi genome includes a region encoding these proteins:
- a CDS encoding ATP-binding protein, which produces MKGLLSGSMPFGKKIRLSYSLHLVMLLTISLLIIYTLHKEQQTAEWVEQANHTIAGANQVMMLIIDQETGLRGYMLSGDDDFLEPYYNAGQRWRNQIHQLKILSRNTPLQLSKLERIEALYHQWTHQVAGHQLQMMDEQLPPLKRFKHIREHMSQKQGKKLVDEMRQVKDDFIRAEEQLLEKRLRQAALWEQITYITAIVLPLIVFLVMGLYSLRLSRDISKKIQQLLDATRHIRNGDYNYHVLIHPGDEFSTLADGFNQMSHTIQLEIQERERANQAKGEFLANMSHEIRTPMNGILGMLTLLERSSLGQDEKHKLAIIRSCSDILLSVINDILDLSKIESGEVYLDEAPFELPQVIQNVVDLMQSKASEKGLNLTLYLDEQLPLACRGDSTRIRQILLNLLSNAIKFSERGSVDVIVGGEFTDLDRYALNVRVRDQGIGISATDQKKLFQPFSQADASISRRFGGTGLGLAICYRLVSAMQGHISVTSEPGTGAEFQFTIPLPVVEADSVTPDYEAHRIADKKSANRIPLSILLVEDNEVNRLVAEAFLQQLGYEAEHVTNGAEAVEAALKSSYDIIFMDMQMPVMDGIEATKIIKDQLGDRVEVIGMTANVMAQDRQSCLDAGMSMVLTKPLDLGKLSDAIDDVISRQQPESTQPDNGDSITLAES; this is translated from the coding sequence ATGAAAGGTCTGCTTTCGGGGAGTATGCCATTCGGGAAGAAAATCCGGCTGAGCTATAGCCTGCATCTGGTCATGTTGCTGACAATCAGCCTACTGATTATTTATACCTTACATAAAGAGCAACAGACTGCCGAATGGGTGGAACAGGCAAATCACACCATTGCCGGGGCAAATCAGGTGATGATGTTGATTATTGATCAGGAAACCGGGCTGCGGGGTTATATGCTCTCCGGCGATGATGATTTTCTGGAACCTTATTACAATGCCGGTCAACGCTGGCGTAATCAGATCCATCAACTGAAAATTCTGTCCCGGAATACGCCGTTACAGCTCAGTAAACTGGAACGGATTGAAGCGCTTTATCACCAGTGGACACATCAGGTTGCCGGACATCAGCTCCAGATGATGGACGAGCAGCTTCCTCCACTTAAGCGGTTTAAGCATATCCGGGAGCATATGTCTCAGAAACAGGGAAAAAAGCTGGTGGATGAAATGCGTCAGGTCAAAGACGATTTTATCCGGGCAGAAGAACAGTTATTAGAAAAGCGCCTGCGACAGGCAGCTCTGTGGGAGCAGATTACTTATATCACGGCCATTGTGCTGCCGCTGATCGTGTTTTTAGTTATGGGGTTGTATTCATTACGGCTCTCCAGAGATATTTCGAAAAAGATTCAGCAGTTACTGGATGCAACCCGGCATATCCGTAATGGCGATTATAACTATCATGTTCTGATTCATCCGGGGGATGAATTTTCCACGCTGGCTGATGGATTCAATCAGATGAGTCATACCATTCAACTGGAGATTCAGGAGCGGGAACGGGCAAATCAGGCCAAAGGTGAATTTCTGGCTAACATGTCACACGAAATCAGAACACCAATGAATGGTATTCTGGGGATGCTGACATTGCTTGAAAGATCTTCTCTGGGGCAGGATGAAAAGCATAAGCTGGCGATTATCCGCAGTTGCTCCGATATTTTACTCAGTGTAATCAATGATATTCTTGATCTGTCGAAAATTGAGTCAGGTGAAGTTTATCTTGATGAGGCACCTTTTGAATTGCCTCAGGTGATTCAGAATGTTGTGGATTTGATGCAGAGCAAAGCGTCAGAGAAAGGGTTAAACCTGACATTGTATCTGGACGAGCAACTGCCGCTTGCCTGCCGGGGTGACAGTACCCGCATCCGGCAGATTTTGCTGAATCTTTTAAGTAATGCGATTAAATTCAGTGAGCGGGGCTCTGTGGATGTTATCGTCGGTGGTGAATTCACCGACTTGGATCGTTATGCGCTGAATGTCCGCGTCCGGGATCAGGGGATTGGTATTTCGGCTACCGATCAGAAAAAACTGTTTCAGCCTTTCTCTCAGGCAGATGCATCGATCTCCCGGCGTTTTGGCGGAACCGGATTGGGGCTGGCAATCTGTTATCGGCTGGTGAGTGCGATGCAGGGACATATTTCGGTAACCAGTGAACCGGGAACCGGCGCTGAATTTCAGTTCACTATACCGCTTCCGGTTGTTGAAGCCGATAGCGTAACACCGGACTATGAAGCGCACCGGATCGCAGATAAAAAGTCAGCGAACCGTATACCGCTTTCAATTCTGCTGGTTGAAGATAATGAAGTGAATCGTCTGGTCGCTGAGGCATTCCTTCAGCAACTGGGTTACGAAGCAGAGCACGTTACGAATGGTGCAGAAGCTGTCGAAGCCGCTCTGAAATCTTCCTATGATATTATCTTTATGGATATGCAGATGCCGGTCATGGATGGGATTGAAGCGACTAAAATTATTAAGGATCAGTTGGGTGATCGGGTTGAAGTGATAGGGATGACCGCTAATGTGATGGCACAGGACCGACAAAGTTGTCTGGATGCCGGGATGAGTATGGTGCTGACCAAACCATTAGACTTAGGTAAACTATCCGATGCGATCGATGATGTTATTTCCAGACAACAACCTGAGTCGACACAGCCCGATAATGGAGATTCCATCACATTGGCAGAGTCCTGA
- a CDS encoding DUF808 domain-containing protein: MAGASLLTLLDDIATLLDDIAVMSKVAAKKTAGVLGDDLALNAQQVSGVAAEREIPVVWAVAKGSLRNKVILVPIAWGLSQVAPWLIMPLLLIGGLYLCFEGAEKVIEKCSHAPHHAGDDEHEAADESLSLEAYEKRKVAGAIRTDFILSAEIIVIALGTVQGQSALDQILVMSFVAVLMTAGVYGLVAGIVKLDDLGFYLERRSRNQGILSVLGKMLIHAAPRFMKLLTVVGTLAMFLVGGSIIAHQVTFLHHGIESLVHLLPDMYMMQSLGLIVAQSIAGLVAGLILAVVWTWGKRLFSRSQTAE, translated from the coding sequence ATGGCCGGAGCAAGTTTATTAACTCTTCTTGATGATATTGCGACGCTACTGGATGATATTGCGGTAATGTCTAAGGTGGCGGCGAAGAAAACGGCTGGGGTTCTGGGCGATGATCTTGCACTGAATGCCCAGCAGGTATCCGGTGTGGCGGCAGAGCGGGAAATTCCGGTTGTCTGGGCTGTAGCAAAAGGCTCGTTACGCAATAAAGTGATTCTGGTACCAATTGCCTGGGGATTGAGTCAGGTGGCACCCTGGCTGATTATGCCATTACTGTTGATCGGTGGTTTGTATCTCTGCTTTGAAGGTGCGGAAAAGGTAATTGAGAAATGTAGTCATGCGCCTCATCACGCCGGGGATGATGAACATGAGGCTGCCGATGAATCTCTTTCTCTGGAGGCGTATGAGAAACGCAAAGTTGCCGGAGCGATCCGGACGGATTTTATTCTGTCGGCAGAGATTATTGTCATTGCTCTGGGAACGGTGCAGGGACAGTCCGCCCTTGATCAGATTCTGGTGATGAGTTTTGTTGCCGTGTTAATGACCGCCGGGGTTTATGGTCTGGTCGCCGGAATCGTCAAACTCGATGACCTCGGCTTCTATCTTGAGCGGCGTTCCCGGAATCAGGGGATTTTGTCGGTGCTCGGTAAAATGCTGATTCACGCTGCGCCCCGGTTTATGAAACTGCTGACCGTGGTTGGAACACTGGCAATGTTTCTCGTTGGTGGCAGCATTATTGCCCATCAGGTGACGTTCCTCCATCACGGAATTGAATCACTCGTTCATTTGCTGCCTGATATGTACATGATGCAGTCGCTGGGCTTGATTGTTGCTCAGAGTATAGCCGGGCTGGTGGCAGGTCTGATTTTAGCCGTCGTGTGGACATGGGGAAAACGGCTGTTTAGCCGTTCCCAAACTGCCGAATAA
- a CDS encoding AraC family transcriptional regulator, with protein sequence MKKNRSAWRLHPQFAVKQAPSDVFMNFEAFVSNTETRVHSHPWGQVQLISGGILEMEAEDTRFLAPPQLAIWVPAGVVHRSYNRRPIEYCSLNIDQSLTAAFPEKTSLIKITPIVQAIIEDFRQRQVSVAQCQADHRLIEVLLDQLSAQETELHFLPSSTHKYLAPVLAAVEDNPADDTSLKLWAERVHTTERTLARCCQSELGMSFTEWRMRVRYLHSMELLRHGRSVKEVAYTLGYRQASPFINMFKKYAGVTPEQYKHRFPALDER encoded by the coding sequence ATGAAAAAAAACAGATCGGCCTGGCGGCTTCATCCGCAGTTTGCCGTAAAGCAGGCTCCTTCAGATGTGTTCATGAACTTTGAAGCGTTTGTTTCCAATACCGAAACGCGGGTTCATAGTCATCCCTGGGGACAGGTACAGTTGATCTCCGGAGGCATTCTGGAAATGGAAGCAGAAGATACCCGTTTTCTGGCGCCTCCTCAACTGGCGATCTGGGTTCCCGCCGGGGTTGTACACCGTAGCTATAATCGTAGGCCGATCGAGTATTGTTCGTTGAATATCGATCAGTCTCTGACGGCTGCGTTTCCTGAAAAGACCAGTCTGATAAAAATCACTCCGATTGTTCAGGCCATTATTGAAGACTTTCGCCAGCGTCAGGTGAGTGTCGCACAGTGTCAGGCTGATCACCGCCTGATAGAAGTGTTGCTGGACCAGCTTTCGGCTCAGGAAACAGAACTTCACTTCTTACCATCATCCACACATAAATATCTGGCTCCGGTGCTGGCTGCGGTTGAAGACAATCCGGCAGATGATACCAGCCTGAAACTTTGGGCTGAACGGGTTCATACCACAGAACGGACACTGGCGCGCTGCTGTCAGAGCGAACTGGGTATGAGTTTTACCGAGTGGCGGATGCGGGTTCGTTACCTTCACTCCATGGAACTGTTACGCCATGGGCGATCCGTCAAAGAGGTAGCGTATACGCTTGGCTATCGTCAGGCTAGCCCTTTTATTAATATGTTTAAAAAGTACGCAGGTGTGACACCTGAGCAGTACAAACACCGCTTTCCAGCTCTTGACGAACGATAA
- a CDS encoding OsmC family protein gives MHAEVTWVDGLKFVGHSASGHSVVMDGSGGKTAPSPMEMVLMAAGGCSSVDVVDGLKSAGQRVTDCRTKLTTERRETAPRLFTQIHIHFQVSGDALDPAIVAKVTADSLEKYCSVCLMLGKGIEMSHSWEIVADDVADAS, from the coding sequence ATGCATGCTGAAGTCACTTGGGTTGATGGGTTGAAATTTGTGGGTCACTCGGCGTCAGGCCATTCGGTCGTTATGGATGGGAGTGGCGGAAAAACAGCACCGAGTCCGATGGAAATGGTTCTGATGGCTGCCGGAGGATGCAGTTCTGTCGATGTTGTGGATGGCCTGAAATCGGCCGGACAGCGTGTAACAGACTGCCGGACTAAACTGACCACTGAACGTCGTGAGACGGCTCCACGGCTATTTACTCAAATTCATATTCATTTTCAGGTTTCCGGTGATGCATTGGATCCGGCCATTGTTGCGAAAGTAACGGCTGACTCGCTGGAAAAATACTGTTCTGTCTGCCTGATGCTCGGTAAGGGGATAGAGATGAGTCACAGCTGGGAAATCGTTGCGGATGATGTGGCAGATGCATCCTAA
- a CDS encoding M14 family metallopeptidase: MITEKFYPIGTPGKAWGEAERLEWKNKARIRRSYEDDVVKRITALKDRFRVSIYGMLSFNPDRYPLYYLRNQNWRPERPVILITGGVHGYETSGVIGALQFLEDEADSYLEHFNILSIPCVSPWGYETRNRWNPCAIDPNRSFYTLSRCEEASHLIQLLSSYMTRAHILAHFDLHETTIEDESEFRPALAAREGLEYVPGSIPDGFYTVGHTENPQLPFQKAVIQSVRQVTHIAPSDSNGKIIGSPAVQDGVILYAMKALGLCGGITNCRYHTTTEVFPNSPRITRQQCNDAQVAAITGGLDFIVRQELESGVCTAQVSHLRTF, translated from the coding sequence ATGATCACAGAAAAATTCTATCCGATTGGCACGCCCGGTAAAGCGTGGGGAGAAGCGGAACGACTGGAATGGAAAAATAAAGCCAGGATCCGTCGCAGCTATGAGGATGATGTGGTCAAACGTATTACCGCCCTCAAAGACCGATTTCGTGTCTCTATTTACGGCATGCTCTCTTTTAATCCGGATCGTTATCCATTGTATTATCTGAGAAACCAGAACTGGCGGCCTGAGCGCCCTGTGATTTTAATTACCGGTGGTGTTCACGGTTACGAAACCAGTGGCGTCATCGGTGCATTGCAATTTCTCGAAGACGAAGCTGACAGTTATCTGGAACATTTCAATATCCTGTCGATTCCCTGTGTCAGTCCCTGGGGTTATGAAACCCGTAACCGCTGGAATCCCTGTGCCATCGATCCAAACCGGTCATTCTATACCCTCAGCCGTTGTGAAGAAGCTTCTCACCTAATCCAACTCCTTTCATCTTATATGACCCGGGCACACATTCTGGCGCATTTTGATTTACACGAAACAACCATTGAAGATGAATCAGAATTCCGTCCGGCTCTGGCAGCAAGAGAAGGTCTTGAATATGTTCCGGGCAGCATTCCGGATGGATTTTACACCGTCGGTCACACCGAAAACCCCCAGCTACCATTTCAGAAAGCCGTCATTCAATCCGTTCGTCAGGTCACTCATATTGCGCCGAGTGACAGTAACGGAAAAATCATTGGCTCACCGGCAGTACAGGATGGTGTCATTCTTTACGCAATGAAAGCTTTGGGGTTGTGTGGCGGCATCACCAACTGCCGCTATCACACCACGACAGAAGTTTTCCCAAATAGTCCGCGAATCACCCGGCAACAATGTAACGACGCACAGGTGGCAGCCATTACCGGCGGATTAGACTTTATCGTTCGTCAAGAGCTGGAAAGCGGTGTTTGTACTGCTCAGGTGTCACACCTGCGTACTTTTTAA
- a CDS encoding PAS domain S-box protein: protein MLKLAQYWRVVSFFSLLVVAGISVIFLLSRYQHTQVVANVEDASHGDLKAGVRVAERIISDVSGEQQRLVRFLYGTPPVSGLVRASEHGGTDPLDGTEFPQWQQRLQTIFISMMQQYNFVTRMRVILADGQEIITVTKKGGQVQLATAEDSMNQSNQDYFREISQLAQGDMYFSEIGLSREAGHIRLPYQPVIRVGMPIYHADEQHQYGQLVVDFDAQQLVQSVTSALRKRLIPILTTESGSFIYHADQIRQFGRELHSSHSWEHDYQKDSPLGDIYPDVYWYTDTQTGDRYLVTSESVPLGIPSHQFRIHSSRIVIHMLLSEQFHHAELLERDNFSRATIAGATISVLVLIAIAAFTFRIRMRLGYLEEQNRAIISGSVDAVIGLDMAGRFSIWNEAAEKLFGYPASKVLGTKASQLTLFEDFDYLQFWLRMKADLQPMTEELQAVTKTGMLIPVSVSFSPIVMDKGYAVGIACMVRDIGQYKAYQAELLKLIQGLEERVTERSRVLTQEYKQEVEALKQQQKTVTYLGNEMKLRLDDVQETLGLCHQEASTPRQQRLLDKLGQYSQTLTQFVHDLLCLSASEASEPEEILMESSASKIQVGSNGTTENIPQQDSGEPPELICWNRSGALSRMMNNEALLEQITQMYLESAQEKQELLQHYVHKHDQEAVRRQSHAMKGLAADIGAEIVAEYLGEIEQGALNTDHADLLALYERFSDAYKQLLSEMTGYVHGQTADHSSS from the coding sequence ATGCTGAAATTGGCACAATACTGGCGTGTTGTCAGTTTTTTCTCTCTCTTGGTGGTGGCAGGGATTTCTGTCATTTTTTTACTCAGCCGATACCAGCACACCCAGGTTGTTGCAAATGTGGAAGACGCTTCCCATGGCGATCTGAAGGCTGGTGTCCGGGTCGCTGAACGCATTATTTCTGATGTCAGCGGTGAGCAGCAGCGGCTGGTACGTTTTCTGTATGGCACACCTCCGGTTAGCGGTTTAGTCCGTGCTTCTGAGCATGGTGGTACCGATCCGCTTGACGGAACTGAATTTCCTCAATGGCAGCAGCGGCTGCAGACCATCTTTATCTCGATGATGCAACAGTATAATTTTGTCACCCGAATGAGAGTGATTCTGGCCGACGGGCAGGAAATCATTACTGTTACTAAAAAGGGTGGGCAGGTTCAGCTGGCTACCGCAGAAGACTCAATGAATCAGTCGAATCAGGATTATTTTCGGGAAATCAGTCAACTGGCTCAGGGTGATATGTACTTTTCTGAGATCGGTTTAAGCCGGGAAGCCGGTCATATTCGTTTGCCCTATCAGCCGGTTATCCGGGTCGGCATGCCGATCTATCACGCTGACGAACAGCACCAGTATGGACAGCTTGTGGTTGATTTTGATGCTCAACAACTGGTACAGAGCGTGACTTCCGCATTAAGAAAGCGTTTGATTCCTATACTGACGACTGAATCCGGCAGTTTTATTTATCACGCGGATCAGATCCGCCAGTTTGGGCGTGAACTGCACTCTTCTCATAGCTGGGAACATGATTATCAGAAAGATTCTCCTTTAGGTGATATTTATCCGGATGTGTATTGGTATACCGATACACAAACAGGAGATCGTTATCTGGTCACCTCTGAGTCGGTTCCATTGGGAATTCCCAGTCATCAGTTTCGTATCCACTCCAGCAGGATTGTTATTCATATGCTTCTCTCGGAGCAATTCCATCATGCCGAATTGTTGGAGAGAGATAATTTTAGCCGGGCAACCATTGCAGGCGCGACCATCTCGGTTCTTGTCCTGATTGCAATTGCTGCATTTACCTTCCGTATCCGGATGCGGCTGGGGTATCTGGAAGAGCAAAACCGGGCAATTATCAGTGGTTCTGTCGATGCAGTGATTGGGCTGGACATGGCCGGACGTTTTTCTATCTGGAATGAAGCTGCAGAAAAGTTATTCGGTTATCCGGCCAGTAAAGTTCTGGGAACGAAAGCCAGCCAACTGACATTGTTTGAAGATTTTGATTATCTGCAATTCTGGCTGCGGATGAAAGCCGACTTGCAACCGATGACAGAAGAACTTCAGGCAGTGACGAAGACCGGAATGCTGATCCCGGTTTCGGTGAGCTTTTCGCCTATCGTGATGGATAAAGGTTACGCCGTCGGTATCGCCTGTATGGTCCGGGATATCGGGCAGTATAAAGCTTATCAGGCAGAGTTGCTGAAGCTGATTCAGGGGTTGGAAGAGCGGGTCACAGAAAGAAGCCGGGTTCTGACGCAAGAATATAAGCAAGAAGTTGAGGCTCTGAAACAGCAGCAGAAAACCGTCACTTATCTGGGGAATGAGATGAAGCTCCGGCTTGATGATGTTCAGGAAACGTTAGGTTTATGTCATCAAGAGGCTTCGACACCACGCCAGCAACGCTTGCTGGATAAGCTCGGACAATATTCGCAAACACTAACTCAGTTTGTACATGATCTGCTGTGTTTATCCGCGAGCGAAGCATCTGAGCCAGAGGAGATACTGATGGAAAGCTCTGCCAGTAAAATACAGGTCGGCAGCAACGGGACAACTGAAAATATCCCTCAGCAAGATAGCGGGGAACCGCCGGAGCTGATTTGCTGGAACCGGAGTGGGGCGCTTAGTCGGATGATGAATAATGAGGCACTTCTGGAGCAGATTACCCAGATGTATCTGGAAAGCGCACAAGAGAAGCAGGAGTTACTGCAACACTATGTTCACAAGCATGATCAGGAAGCGGTACGCAGACAGAGCCATGCGATGAAAGGGCTGGCAGCTGATATTGGGGCAGAGATTGTCGCAGAGTATCTTGGCGAGATTGAGCAGGGCGCGCTGAATACCGATCATGCTGATTTGCTGGCCTTATATGAGCGTTTTAGTGATGCTTATAAGCAGTTGCTTTCAGAAATGACAGGCTACGTTCATGGTCAGACTGCTGATCATTCTTCATCGTAA
- the pyrC gene encoding dihydroorotase codes for MTTLTLTRPDDWHVHLRDGEVLEDTVRDISRYNGRALIMPNTVPPTTTTAMAQAYRQRIMDAQPRAGFSPLMSLYLTDKTSPEEIKQAKSSGLVVAAKLYPAGATTNSDSGVTSVKNIYPVLKAMQDVGMLLLIHGEVTTNDVDIFDREATFLKQVLAPIVQDFPELKIVVEHITTADAVEFVTQAGANVAATITAHHLLYNRNHMLVGGIKPHYYCLPILKRNTHQQALIQAATSGNPKFFLGTDSAPHAKGNKENACGCAGSYTAHAAIELYAEVFEQAGKLEFLEGFASHHGPDFYGLPRNTETITLVKEPWQVPEVMPFGSETVVPIRAGETIAWQVTSDH; via the coding sequence ATGACAACACTTACGTTGACCCGCCCCGACGACTGGCATGTACACCTCCGTGATGGAGAAGTTCTGGAAGACACAGTGCGTGATATCAGTCGCTATAATGGCCGTGCACTCATCATGCCCAATACCGTTCCACCAACCACGACAACGGCAATGGCTCAGGCTTACCGGCAAAGAATTATGGATGCTCAGCCACGTGCGGGTTTCTCTCCGCTGATGTCTCTTTATCTGACGGACAAAACCAGTCCCGAAGAGATTAAGCAGGCCAAGTCATCCGGGCTGGTTGTTGCGGCCAAGCTCTATCCAGCCGGAGCCACAACCAATTCCGATTCCGGCGTTACTTCCGTCAAAAATATCTACCCGGTGCTGAAAGCCATGCAGGATGTCGGTATGTTGCTGTTAATCCACGGCGAAGTCACCACGAACGATGTGGATATTTTTGACCGGGAAGCCACGTTTCTGAAACAGGTTCTCGCCCCTATCGTTCAGGATTTCCCTGAGCTCAAAATCGTGGTGGAACATATTACTACCGCAGATGCGGTCGAGTTCGTGACTCAGGCCGGAGCAAATGTTGCTGCGACAATCACAGCACACCACTTATTGTATAACCGTAATCATATGCTGGTTGGCGGCATTAAACCGCACTATTACTGTCTGCCGATTCTGAAGCGTAATACCCACCAGCAGGCACTGATTCAGGCAGCGACATCCGGAAATCCCAAATTCTTCCTCGGAACCGATTCCGCTCCTCATGCCAAAGGAAACAAAGAAAATGCCTGTGGCTGTGCCGGATCTTATACAGCTCATGCAGCCATCGAACTGTATGCCGAAGTTTTTGAGCAGGCAGGTAAACTGGAGTTTCTGGAAGGATTTGCCAGTCATCACGGACCAGACTTCTATGGTCTGCCCCGCAACACTGAAACCATTACGCTGGTCAAAGAACCCTGGCAGGTTCCCGAAGTTATGCCGTTTGGTTCCGAAACCGTCGTTCCGATCCGGGCCGGTGAAACCATTGCATGGCAGGTGACATCCGATCACTGA
- a CDS encoding dCMP deaminase family protein, producing MMSKWVHRFYQMAELVSSWSKDPSTQVGAVIAKQNRIISVGFNGYPHGISDSVDVDDRDMKYLKTLHAEENAILFAKRDLDGCDIYVTHFPCPNCAAKIIQTGITTVYCPEQNEDFLSRWSDKIQVSQDMFNQAGVRVFWIPLNELKNRTDINTR from the coding sequence ATGATGTCAAAATGGGTACACCGCTTCTACCAAATGGCCGAACTGGTCTCGTCCTGGAGTAAAGATCCTTCGACTCAGGTCGGTGCCGTAATTGCCAAACAAAATCGCATCATCTCTGTCGGATTCAATGGATATCCTCATGGAATCTCTGATAGCGTCGATGTCGATGACCGGGATATGAAATATCTCAAAACTCTGCACGCCGAAGAAAATGCAATCCTCTTTGCCAAACGGGATCTGGACGGGTGCGATATTTATGTCACCCACTTTCCATGCCCCAATTGTGCAGCAAAAATCATTCAGACCGGTATCACAACAGTATATTGTCCGGAACAGAATGAAGATTTTCTCTCTCGCTGGAGTGATAAAATTCAGGTGAGTCAGGATATGTTTAATCAGGCCGGTGTCCGGGTTTTCTGGATCCCACTCAACGAACTGAAAAACCGTACCGATATCAATACCCGTTAG
- a CDS encoding GGDEF domain-containing response regulator — protein METKHKSLSECQVLVVDDEPGCRVLLCSLIEQYIPCDCVATGEEAIDYCLEHQPDLVVLDMEMPGMNGLEVCQALRDNPLTALIPVIFVTASMEDEIQNLCWEVRGDDFIRKPVNATTLLYRIKHHIRYKLQFELMEKLTFRDQLTGLYNRTYLSEEVPSILRQCIREQQPLAVIMLDVDDFKILNDSYGHLFGDVVLEKVALEIAQQLFRPTDIAIRYGGEEYLVILPDTDIKGGIYVADRILNSVREINIKNNVSYSDVLTLSAGIAASSQLMVDDLTPLLKVADENLYLAKNSGKARYIA, from the coding sequence GTGGAAACAAAGCATAAATCACTTTCCGAGTGCCAGGTACTCGTAGTCGATGATGAACCCGGGTGCAGAGTATTACTCTGTTCTCTGATCGAACAATATATTCCATGTGACTGTGTGGCAACCGGGGAAGAAGCCATTGACTACTGTCTGGAACATCAGCCGGATCTTGTGGTTCTGGATATGGAAATGCCGGGGATGAATGGCCTTGAAGTCTGTCAGGCACTCAGGGATAACCCGCTCACAGCCCTGATTCCGGTTATCTTTGTCACCGCATCAATGGAAGATGAAATACAGAACCTGTGCTGGGAAGTCAGGGGGGACGATTTTATCCGCAAGCCGGTCAATGCGACGACATTACTGTACCGGATTAAACACCATATTCGTTATAAACTTCAGTTTGAGCTGATGGAAAAACTGACTTTCCGGGATCAACTGACCGGCCTGTATAACCGGACATACCTGTCTGAAGAGGTGCCGTCAATCTTACGCCAGTGTATCCGGGAACAACAACCGCTGGCAGTGATTATGCTTGATGTTGATGATTTCAAAATCTTAAACGATTCATACGGTCATCTTTTCGGTGATGTGGTTCTTGAAAAAGTCGCACTTGAAATTGCCCAACAGCTATTCCGGCCAACCGATATTGCTATCCGGTATGGTGGTGAAGAATATCTGGTCATTCTGCCGGATACCGATATTAAAGGTGGAATTTATGTGGCAGACCGGATACTCAACAGTGTCAGAGAAATTAACATCAAGAACAATGTTTCCTATTCTGATGTATTAACACTCAGCGCCGGTATCGCGGCATCTTCTCAACTGATGGTCGATGATCTGACGCCGCTGCTGAAAGTAGCCGATGAGAACCTCTATCTGGCAAAAAATTCCGGGAAAGCACGTTACATTGCATGA